The genome window CTTTTTTAATTCTGAAGACGGTACGAGATAATCAGTATATTCTTGTAAATAGAGACGATAATTCTTTTCATTTACAACTGAAATGTTATTTCTTAGAGAAAGAGCAAAGTCCATATCAAAACTAAATCCATTTCTTTCATATAATTTTTTATATTTTACTATATCTAGTATCCAAACATCTCTTTCTGTTAGATACCATGAGAATTGAGAAGAAGTTTTTACCCCGACTATTATATTTTGGGCATACTCCGGTTTTAATAACAACGAAAACACCACTTTTTCATTCTATTTTTGCATAATGTTTATATTCTAAATTGAAACAAATCTATTATTCAATGATTTCTTACCTACCTATGTTACGATTTATTTCTCTTCTTGTTAATAAAATAGCATATTGCGCATTTTCTTTATCTTGTTCTAATTCCTTTTCCATTATAAGTTTTCCATTGGCGTCCCATTCTTTATAGTTCAATTCAATCGATAACTCGACTTCACTTGTCGATTTAACATTTCCATTTTCATGCCAACAAATACTTTTTCCATTAACTAGTCCATATTTAAAGTACTCTTCACATTTTATTTTTCCACTTTCATAAAATTCGCGATTTAAACCATGAGCTAATCCATCTTTATAGAAACAAAAATAAATTAGATTCCCATTTTCGTACAGTTCGAATGCTAATCCGGTAAATGGCTTTCCACCTTCATCTTCAGGGTTATCAAGAATCTCGTCACTATATGAAGTAAACCATAAATCATCAAAGTTTACACCGTTTTTCAAGACAAAATCCTTTGTATATTTACTATCATTTTCCATAATTAAGCACCTCTAGTATATATTAAGATCAGGCTATGATGTATGCATAGTGTGGATATCTTATCTTTTGCTTTTTGTACCCTTTTGGCATGAAATTATTGAGCTTCCTTGCATGGATTAATATACCACAAATTCTTCCAGCTTCGCATCAGACATCGCCAATAATGCCTCATTAAAAGTAGAAACTTCAGTTTGAGGTCCATCACCCAGATTTGTTCTTAATCTAATTAATCATGTTCCTCCTATTTAATAAAAATGCTGCCAACTGTTAGTCTACTGAGGTTGTACTGTTACAAAAGGGAGCGACTTACGTTGAAACAAGTATATACCCAACAACGTTCAACCTCTTCACCCTACCGCTGCAGAAATTGTACATTATGTGACCTTTTTAGGTTATCCATTGTTTAGCGCACATGCATTATTATTCATTTTAGTTTAAATGCTTTACACTAATCAAAAGGAGCCCGTATCTTTAGTTAGTATTACAACCGTACTCCATAATGGTATTGCCATCATGGGGTCTCTATTTCAAGCAGTATTATTCATTTGCTTAACTAAGCATATTACATACAAACAAGCACTTGATACCTTAAATGCGATCAAGTGCTTATCTTGAGATTGGTTCTATTCAATCGGTCCCATAAATTCTGTAATAATAAGAATATGTTCTCTTATTTTTACCTTTTTTAGATTTTCTACTTTTTCAGATCCACCTAGACCTAGTAAAGGAGTGTATCCAAAACATTCTTCATAATCAGGTCTACCATACTTACTATAAGCTTTAGGGTATGGTTCCCACATTAATTCATCATTTATAAAGTCATTATCCTTTAAATCATCAAAAAAGAAGTTAAAGCCAGATGAAACAATGTGTACGAGTCCTTTCCTAAAGTTCAACAAATTAACATATTTATCTTTTTCCCACACGATAATATCACCCATCGAGGTCGTAAAAATTGGAATTGCTTGCTCGTACCTTCTATAACATCTTTCTAAAATATCCAAATACTCATCTGGATTAATTAATTTTAAAAAACCGTTTAATAATGTTCCAAAACCATATTTATACCATACTTCTATCAGTTCTCCCGGAAGTTTATCTTTATATTTTAAGATAATCCTTTCATCAACAGTATTATGTTTTAAAAAATTCTCAAAGGTATCCAATTAAAATGCTCCCTTAATTTAATGTGTCAACTTTACATTCAAATAAGTATTCTTTGGTGACTTCTTGACATATTATTTTCCACTATTTTTTATGTTGTTACGCCATAGGATGTTCTCTTACTTGATTCCATCGATTCAAGAACGATTACTGGATCGTGTATAATCGCATCGACCGTTTCTGTAGCACTTTTCAAGAAAGTTCATATAATAATAGAGTCATAGTTAATTGTATAGTTGTAATTCCTTTAAAATTTCTGTCCGCCAATCATTCGCAATATTCCCATTCTTATAATTATCCAATAAAAAATTTATTCTTTGAATATAACTATCTGCATTCTCTACACATTTTCCAAAACAATCCATAAAATGGTCTACTAATGTATCATTAACTAAAGCAATTGGTTCTGGATAATATTTGACACCTTCTCTTTCAAATGCTTTTCTACTAGTATAAGCAACTGCATCAATAACACAGTTCCAAGCTATGAAGTCTGTTTCATTATCTGACATCTCTTGAATTATTGTTATACTATTTTCCTCATTATCTAACAATTCATAAAGAATAACCCCTATATTTTCTTTCCCTTTTAGCCATTCCCAACATTTATATATAACTTCTTGGGCTAACATTTGATCTTCTTTGCGAGAAAATACCGACAAAACTTTTTCTGAGAGTCCAAGGAAAAATATTACTTTACCATCTTCTGTTAAACTACTAAAGTTAGCATTTTCCATAATTAACCTCCCACTAATGATTATTCTCCATTTTTAATCATTAAATTAAGCCTACTAGTTATTTTTATGTTTTCACCCATTTCTGATGTTACTTCGATTTTATCTTAGCGTATTTTAACCTCTCATTACATAAATGTTAATTTTCGTAACACTTTTTAAATGAATAGCAAGTACTATACGACCGCTTCTAGTAAGAATACAACTTATAATTAATAAGCTAAGCTAAATTAATAACAGAACACACTTTCACGTTACCCTATTGTTTATTGCCACGAGCTTTGTCATTGTCTTTAGTTTGCGTGTTTTGCAGTATCAGAAGTCCCCCACACCATGTAAATGTCAAATCATCCAATTTTCGTATTTTTTTATAAATCCTATATAAAATAAAACTCCATGATGTGCAGTACCTTCATGGAGTCTCTATTTTTCAAACATATCATTGCTCTTTTTGTCCAACTCAAATATCTTAATTGTATTTTAATTCACTTGCTTTATGTACACGTAAACCCCTTTCGTATAACTAATTTAGGCATTAGAGTACTCTAAACACGTTATCTTTCCTCTTTACACAAATAATTGTAATGACCAAATTCAGGAAATACATCCCAGTTTCTTTCAAGGATATCGCTAGTTTCGCGCTCCTCGACTGAACCGGTCTTTAAATCTCTCTTTTCCATTGCTATAAAGCCATCTTCTCGGAAGCCCAAAATCAAGGTGCTTACTTCCATGTCAGTTTCATCATCATATTCCCAATACATGGCTGTTCTTAAAAAAATCTTACCATCACTCATAACTTCAAAATCATAATTTAAATATTTACGAATCAGGTCATCATAAAACCCCAACGAAACCCATTCATTTGTAACATTTACAATATACTTAGGTTTCTCATCCTCTAATAATACCGCCGTATATGGTTCTTGTTTTTGATGGTATGTGTATGCAGTACGGACATCAAGTATGTTCCAAGGCTTCTTTTTGATGTCCGACCATTCGTCACAATAATAAATTTTCATAGTCAATTATACACCTTCCCCTTAATATCCCTAATAATAATCCTGCTTTTTGTTGCCTCATCAAGAATTGTTTGCTGAATTAGTTTATTTTGTACAGGTATTTCTAATATTAATTCACTTTAAGTCGCCCTTCTTTGAAAGCGTTAGAATTAAAAGTCCCATTTGTTATTTTAGAACCCCAAGAATGTTTTTTTGTGATTTCATTTAAGTAACTCTTAGCTGTTTTTTTCTTGCACTTCACTAAGTTGAGTAAATTTTCTCGATACTATTTCCTTGTTGGGTACATTTGAGTCAACTACTTACTTTTTGCCCCCTACTTCTTTTGCTTCCAACTCTACCTCATCATTATAAGGGAAACGAGGACGATTTTCCTTATTAAAATTATTACCTGCTTCCCAACGCTCTTTAAGCAAATCTAGTACAGATTTCTTTTTAGGAGTAACATCACCCGTACCCTTAGGAATATCTAAATTAGTACTTAATAAAAGGATGGCAGTCTATTTAACCACCACCCAAACTAATTAACTTGCCTTCGTTTCAGGCATTCTTGGCAGAATATAAGCCGTTTTATTTTTCATCATACCATAGACAATTCTGACTAATCTCCTCATAATACAGAGAAGGGCTTGTGACTTGGATTTCCCTTCACTTTGCTTTTGATTATAGTAAGCATAAAACACAGGATTACGAGGAATTTTATTCCCCTTACTTACTTGGACTTGTTGAACAGCTAGGTTGTAAAAAACATCATATAGCTTTCGGTTGCCTTGTTTCGTTTTCTTCATCGTTTCCTTGCCACCCGAACCCATCTTGATAGGGGCTATCCCTGCATATCTTGCTAATTTGTCAGAGTTTGCGAACCGGTGAATGTCTCCGATTTCAGCAATTAAAGCGGATGAAGTAACCGTATCAATCCCTGGCATGGTTTCAAGCTGCATACCTAACTTCTGAATAGTTACTTTTAATTCTCTATCTACCTTCTTGATTTCCCTTTTCTTAAAGCTAATATCTCGAACTATGCTTTGAATGATAAAGTCTCTTGATGTTTGGTATTCTCGTTTTACTTCTCCATCTGCTTGAACAAGTGTTAATATTTGCTCTGCCTTTCTAGTGGAACAAGCATTGTTACTCACTTCTAATAGGAACTTCCGTAAGTCCTCTACTGTTTCCCCCTCCAAATGAGATGGTGAAGGGTAGCTTTCCCAAAAAGCTAAAGCTGTTTTTCCATCTACTTCTGAAAAGAAATCCTTGTAACTTGGATAATGATAGTTTAATTGCATATGCAGTTGGTTTTTCAAGGATGTTTGTGTTTTCACTAAAGCATTTCTTCTACCAACAAGTTGAGCGATTATCCAATGAATATCAGATGGTGTAGCTTCAGGTAAATACGGTAGGTCACGTATTAAAACCCTTGCCACACATTGAGCGTCCCAACTATCATTCTTTTGTGTCATCGCATAGCTGTTCCGTTCTGCATTGGATAAAGAGGAGTTAACAAATTTCACAATGTAACCTTGTTCAAGCAGATACAACGCTAAATCTCGTCCGTAACCACCTACATCTTCTAATCCAAATATAGGGGTCAAATCTTCTGTTAAATACCTATTCACATACTCTAGTAAACTTGGAAAGATGGCTGGTTTATTTTGAAACGTCATTTCCCCTAGCTTTTC of Niallia circulans contains these proteins:
- a CDS encoding IS110 family transposase, whose translation is MMRRDKYIYIGLDLHKFQHTAVILDCWNEKLGEMTFQNKPAIFPSLLEYVNRYLTEDLTPIFGLEDVGGYGRDLALYLLEQGYIVKFVNSSLSNAERNSYAMTQKNDSWDAQCVARVLIRDLPYLPEATPSDIHWIIAQLVGRRNALVKTQTSLKNQLHMQLNYHYPSYKDFFSEVDGKTALAFWESYPSPSHLEGETVEDLRKFLLEVSNNACSTRKAEQILTLVQADGEVKREYQTSRDFIIQSIVRDISFKKREIKKVDRELKVTIQKLGMQLETMPGIDTVTSSALIAEIGDIHRFANSDKLARYAGIAPIKMGSGGKETMKKTKQGNRKLYDVFYNLAVQQVQVSKGNKIPRNPVFYAYYNQKQSEGKSKSQALLCIMRRLVRIVYGMMKNKTAYILPRMPETKAS
- a CDS encoding toxin-antitoxin system YwqK family antitoxin — translated: MENDSKYTKDFVLKNGVNFDDLWFTSYSDEILDNPEDEGGKPFTGLAFELYENGNLIYFCFYKDGLAHGLNREFYESGKIKCEEYFKYGLVNGKSICWHENGNVKSTSEVELSIELNYKEWDANGKLIMEKELEQDKENAQYAILLTRREINRNIGR
- a CDS encoding Imm6 family immunity protein; protein product: MENANFSSLTEDGKVIFFLGLSEKVLSVFSRKEDQMLAQEVIYKCWEWLKGKENIGVILYELLDNEENSITIIQEMSDNETDFIAWNCVIDAVAYTSRKAFEREGVKYYPEPIALVNDTLVDHFMDCFGKCVENADSYIQRINFLLDNYKNGNIANDWRTEILKELQLYN
- a CDS encoding T6SS immunity protein Tdi1 domain-containing protein; protein product: MDTFENFLKHNTVDERIILKYKDKLPGELIEVWYKYGFGTLLNGFLKLINPDEYLDILERCYRRYEQAIPIFTTSMGDIIVWEKDKYVNLLNFRKGLVHIVSSGFNFFFDDLKDNDFINDELMWEPYPKAYSKYGRPDYEECFGYTPLLGLGGSEKVENLKKVKIREHILIITEFMGPIE